In a single window of the Oryctolagus cuniculus chromosome 2, mOryCun1.1, whole genome shotgun sequence genome:
- the GNRH1 gene encoding progonadoliberin-1 gives MELIPKLLAGLMLLTLCVEGCSSQHWSYGLRPGGKRNAENLIDSFQERAKEVDQLVEPQRFECTILQPRSPLRGLKEALDSLIEEETGQRKI, from the exons ATGGAGCTAATTCCCAAACTGCTTGCTGGGCTCATGCTGCTGACTTTATGCGTGGAAGGCTGCTCCAGCCAACACTGGTCCTACGGGTTGCGCCCTGGCGGAAAGAGAAATGCTGAAAATTTGATTGATTCTTTCCAAGAG AGAGCCAAAGAGGTTGATCAGCTTGTAGAGCCCCAGCGCTTCGAATGCACCATCCTCCAGCCACGCTCCCCCCTCAGgggcctgaaagaagctctg GATAGTCTGATTGAAGAGGAGACTGGACAGAGGAAGATTTAA